From one Streptococcus oralis genomic stretch:
- the gatA gene encoding Asp-tRNA(Asn)/Glu-tRNA(Gln) amidotransferase subunit GatA — protein MTFNNKTIEDLHNLLVSKEISATELTQATLEDIKSRETAINAFVTIAEEQALAQAKAIDEAGIDADNVLSGIPLAVKDNISTDSILTTAASKMLYNYEPIFDATAVANAKAKGMIVVGKTNMDEFAMGGSGETSHYGATKNAWDHSKVPGGSSSGSAAAVASGQVRLSLGSDTGGSIRQPAAFNGIVGLKPTYGTVSRFGLIAFGSSLDQIGPFAPTVKENALLLNAIASEDVKDSTSAPVRIADFTSKIGQDIKGMKIALPKEYLGEGIDPEVKETILNAAKHFEKLGAIVEEVSLPHSKYGVAVYYIIASSEASSNLQRFDGIRYGYRAEDASNLDEIYVNSRSQGFGEEVKRRIMLGTFSLSSGYYDAYYKKAGQVRTLIIQDFENVFADYDLILGPTAPSVAYDLDSLNHDPVAMYLADLLTIPVNLAGLPGISIPAGFAQGLPVGLQLIGPKYSEETIYQAAAAFEATTDYHKQQPVIFGGDN, from the coding sequence ATGACTTTTAATAACAAAACTATTGAAGACTTGCACAATCTCCTTGTCTCTAAGGAGATTTCAGCAACTGAATTGACCCAAGCCACGCTTGAAGATATCAAGTCTCGCGAGACAGCTATTAACGCTTTTGTTACCATCGCTGAAGAACAAGCCCTTGCTCAAGCTAAGGCTATTGATGAAGCTGGAATTGACGCGGACAATGTCCTTTCAGGAATTCCACTGGCAGTTAAGGATAATATCTCTACAGACAGTATCCTCACAACTGCAGCCTCAAAAATGCTCTACAACTACGAGCCTATCTTTGATGCGACAGCCGTTGCCAATGCAAAAGCCAAGGGCATGATTGTTGTCGGAAAGACCAACATGGACGAGTTTGCCATGGGTGGTTCTGGTGAGACTTCTCATTACGGTGCCACTAAAAATGCTTGGGACCACAGCAAGGTTCCTGGTGGTTCATCAAGTGGTTCTGCTGCAGCTGTAGCGTCAGGGCAAGTCCGCTTGTCACTCGGTTCTGATACTGGTGGTTCCATCCGCCAACCTGCCGCCTTCAACGGGATTGTTGGTCTCAAACCAACCTACGGAACGGTTTCTCGTTTCGGTCTCATTGCCTTTGGTAGCTCTCTAGATCAAATCGGACCTTTTGCACCTACTGTTAAGGAAAATGCTCTCTTGCTCAACGCTATTGCCAGCGAAGATGTCAAAGATTCTACTTCTGCTCCTGTCCGCATTGCCGACTTTACTTCAAAAATTGGTCAAGACATCAAAGGAATGAAAATTGCTTTGCCTAAGGAATACCTTGGTGAAGGGATTGACCCAGAGGTTAAGGAAACCATTCTAAATGCAGCCAAACACTTTGAAAAACTTGGTGCTATCGTCGAAGAAGTCAGCCTTCCTCACTCTAAATACGGTGTTGCCGTTTACTACATTATCGCTTCATCAGAAGCCTCATCAAACTTGCAACGCTTTGACGGTATCCGTTACGGCTACCGCGCAGAAGATGCAAGCAACCTTGATGAAATCTATGTAAACAGCCGTAGCCAAGGTTTCGGTGAAGAGGTGAAACGCCGTATCATGCTTGGAACATTTAGCCTTTCATCAGGTTACTATGATGCCTATTACAAGAAGGCTGGTCAGGTCCGTACCCTCATCATTCAAGATTTCGAAAACGTCTTTGCGGATTACGACTTGATTTTGGGACCAACTGCTCCAAGCGTTGCCTATGACTTGGACTCCCTCAACCATGACCCCGTTGCCATGTACTTGGCTGACCTTTTGACCATCCCAGTCAACTTAGCTGGTCTTCCAGGAATTTCGATTCCTGCTGGATTTGCTCAAGGTCTACCAGTCGGTCTCCAATTGATCGGTCCTAAATACTCTGAGGAAACCATTTACCAAGCTGCTGCTGCCTTTGAAGCAACAACAGACTACCACAAACAACAACCCGTGATTTTTGGAGGTGACAACTAA
- a CDS encoding acetyl-CoA carboxylase carboxyl transferase subunit alpha, which produces MNIAKIVREAREQSRLTALDFANGIFDEFIELHGDRSFRDDGAVIGGIGWLGDQAVTVVGIQKGKSLHDNLKRNFGQPHPEGYRKALRLMKQAEKFGRPVVTFINTAGAYPGVGAEERGQGEAIARNLMEMSDLKVPIIAIIIGEGGSGGALALAVANRVWMLENSIYAVLSPEGFASILWKDGSRAMEAAELMKITSHELLEMGIVDKVISEAGLSSKELLACVKNELRAELDRLQGLPLDQLIEERYQRFRKY; this is translated from the coding sequence ATGAATATTGCAAAAATAGTCAGAGAGGCACGCGAGCAGAGTCGTTTGACAGCACTTGATTTTGCCAATGGAATTTTTGACGAGTTTATCGAATTGCATGGAGATCGCTCTTTCCGAGATGATGGTGCGGTTATCGGTGGAATTGGTTGGTTAGGTGATCAAGCAGTAACTGTCGTTGGTATCCAAAAGGGGAAGAGTCTTCATGACAACCTCAAACGAAATTTTGGGCAACCTCATCCAGAAGGCTATCGTAAGGCCTTGCGCCTGATGAAACAGGCGGAAAAGTTTGGCCGTCCAGTTGTGACCTTTATCAATACGGCGGGTGCTTACCCAGGTGTAGGAGCCGAGGAACGTGGACAAGGTGAAGCAATTGCTCGAAACCTGATGGAAATGAGTGACCTCAAGGTTCCAATCATCGCGATTATTATCGGTGAAGGTGGATCTGGTGGAGCCCTAGCTCTAGCTGTAGCTAACCGTGTATGGATGTTAGAAAACTCAATCTACGCCGTACTTAGCCCTGAAGGATTTGCCTCTATCCTTTGGAAGGATGGAAGTCGTGCTATGGAAGCAGCAGAGTTGATGAAAATCACTTCGCATGAACTTCTAGAAATGGGAATCGTAGACAAGGTAATCTCAGAGGCAGGGTTGTCAAGTAAAGAACTGCTAGCTTGTGTTAAAAATGAATTGCGTGCAGAACTAGATAGGTTGCAAGGATTACCACTCGACCAACTTATTGAAGAACGTTACCAACGCTTTAGAAAATACTAA
- a CDS encoding Asp23/Gls24 family envelope stress response protein, which translates to MGIEEQLGEIVIAPRVLEKIIAIATAKVEGVHSFSNKSVSDTLSKLSLGRGVYLKNVDEELTADIYLYLEYGVKVPKVAVAIQKAVKDAVRNMADVELAAINIHVAGIVPDKTPKPELKDLFDEDFLND; encoded by the coding sequence ATGGGAATTGAAGAACAACTTGGCGAAATTGTTATCGCCCCACGTGTACTTGAAAAAATCATTGCTATTGCTACTGCAAAAGTAGAGGGTGTTCACTCTTTTTCAAACAAATCAGTATCTGATACCCTCTCAAAACTTTCACTCGGCCGTGGCGTTTATCTAAAAAACGTGGACGAAGAACTCACAGCTGATATCTACCTCTACCTAGAGTACGGAGTAAAAGTTCCTAAAGTAGCGGTTGCTATCCAGAAAGCGGTCAAAGATGCCGTCCGTAATATGGCTGATGTAGAACTCGCTGCTATCAATATTCACGTTGCAGGTATCGTTCCAGATAAAACACCAAAACCAGAATTGAAAGATCTATTTGACGAGGACTTCCTCAATGACTAG
- a CDS encoding zinc-ribbon domain-containing transport protein codes for MKKFYALLMTCLLLVFLSVPQIVDAGVGHSRSGGSSRSSSRSSSRSGGGGSRSGGSSYHYYRSGYGSSSDSSASSPYLGFMFILVGGIILVVIVKSLQNKSGDSSSTDTSNDSQTLHRRVEHNTLAISRVKYGDPNFDAEAFTSWVKEVYLKLQVAWTEKNWNSVRALESTSLYSQHSAQLEDHIRAKTTNVLEKVCIENVRIKEFIENPDGNDTLVVILSSILRDYVIDDETRRVLEGDPKKDLFTVYQLNFIRQHGSQTQAVNPDQVVSDHCPNCGAPLKISAVSECDYCGANLSRSPNQWVLDTYDVVDEDELYN; via the coding sequence ATGAAAAAGTTTTACGCTCTTTTAATGACCTGTTTATTACTTGTTTTTCTATCCGTGCCTCAAATCGTTGATGCGGGTGTCGGACATTCCAGAAGTGGAGGAAGCAGCCGCAGTAGCTCCAGAAGTAGTAGCCGCTCAGGTGGAGGTGGAAGTCGTTCTGGTGGCTCATCCTACCACTACTACCGCTCTGGATATGGATCATCCTCTGACAGTTCTGCTAGCTCTCCCTATCTAGGATTTATGTTCATATTAGTCGGAGGAATCATACTAGTTGTTATCGTCAAATCCTTGCAGAATAAGTCTGGAGATTCGAGTTCAACCGACACTAGTAATGATTCTCAAACGCTCCATCGTCGAGTTGAACACAACACACTGGCCATTAGTCGTGTGAAATACGGAGATCCAAACTTTGACGCGGAAGCTTTCACATCTTGGGTTAAGGAAGTCTACCTTAAATTGCAGGTTGCCTGGACTGAGAAAAATTGGAACTCTGTCCGCGCTTTAGAAAGTACCAGTCTCTACTCCCAACACAGTGCCCAACTCGAAGACCATATTCGTGCTAAAACAACCAATGTTTTAGAGAAAGTTTGTATCGAAAATGTTCGCATCAAGGAGTTTATTGAAAATCCAGACGGAAACGATACCTTAGTGGTGATTCTATCATCAATTTTACGAGACTATGTCATTGACGATGAGACTCGCCGTGTTCTTGAAGGAGATCCTAAAAAAGATCTCTTCACCGTGTATCAATTGAACTTTATCCGTCAACACGGTAGCCAAACGCAAGCAGTCAATCCAGACCAAGTTGTGAGCGACCACTGTCCAAACTGTGGCGCCCCATTGAAAATCTCTGCAGTTAGCGAGTGCGACTACTGTGGTGCCAATCTCTCACGCAGTCCAAACCAATGGGTACTCGATACCTATGATGTTGTGGATGAAGACGAGCTTTATAATTAG
- the gatB gene encoding Asp-tRNA(Asn)/Glu-tRNA(Gln) amidotransferase subunit GatB, which yields MNFETVIGLEVHVELNTNSKIFSPTSAHFGNDQNANTNVIDWSFPGVLPVLNKGVVDAGIKAALALNMDIHKKMHFDRKNYFYPDNPKAYQISQFDEPIGYNGWIEVELEDGTTKKIGIERAHLEEDAGKNTHGTDGYSYVDLNRQGVPLIEIVSEADMRSPEEAYAYLTALKEVIQYAGISDVKMEEGSMRVDANISLRPYGQEKFGTKTELKNLNSFSNVRKGLEYEVQRQSEILRSGGQIRQETRRYDEANKATILMRVKEGAADYRYFPEPDLPLFEISDEWIEEMRTELPEFPKERRARYVSDLGLSDYDASQLTANKVTSDFFEKAVALGGDAKQVSNWLQGEVAQFLNAEGKTLEQIELTPENLVEMIAIIEDGTISSKIAKKVFVHLAKNGGGAREYVEKAGLVQISDPDVLIPIIHQVFADNEAAVADFKSGKRNADKAFTGFLMKATKGQANPQVALKLLAQELAKLKESE from the coding sequence ATGAACTTTGAAACAGTCATTGGACTTGAAGTCCACGTAGAGCTCAACACCAATTCAAAAATCTTCTCACCTACTTCTGCTCACTTTGGAAATGACCAAAATGCCAACACTAACGTGATTGACTGGTCTTTCCCAGGAGTACTTCCGGTTCTCAATAAAGGGGTTGTCGATGCTGGTATCAAGGCTGCTCTTGCCCTCAACATGGACATCCACAAAAAGATGCATTTTGACCGCAAGAACTACTTCTATCCTGATAATCCAAAAGCCTACCAAATTTCTCAATTTGATGAGCCAATCGGCTACAACGGCTGGATTGAAGTGGAGCTAGAAGACGGTACGACTAAGAAAATCGGTATCGAACGTGCTCACCTAGAGGAAGATGCTGGTAAAAACACCCACGGTACAGATGGTTACTCTTATGTTGACCTCAACCGCCAAGGGGTACCATTGATTGAGATTGTATCTGAGGCTGACATGCGCTCGCCAGAAGAAGCCTATGCTTATCTAACTGCCCTCAAGGAAGTCATCCAGTACGCTGGTATTTCTGACGTTAAGATGGAAGAAGGTTCGATGCGTGTGGATGCTAACATCTCCCTTCGCCCTTATGGTCAAGAAAAATTCGGTACCAAGACTGAGTTGAAAAACCTCAACTCCTTCTCTAACGTCCGTAAAGGGCTTGAATACGAAGTCCAACGCCAGTCTGAAATCCTTCGCTCAGGTGGTCAAATCCGCCAAGAAACACGTCGTTACGATGAAGCCAACAAGGCAACCATCCTCATGCGTGTCAAAGAAGGTGCTGCAGACTACCGCTACTTCCCAGAACCAGACCTACCTCTCTTTGAAATCTCAGATGAGTGGATTGAGGAAATGCGTACAGAATTGCCAGAGTTTCCAAAAGAACGCCGTGCGCGCTACGTATCTGACCTTGGCTTGTCAGACTACGATGCTAGCCAGTTGACTGCAAACAAAGTCACTTCTGACTTCTTTGAAAAAGCTGTTGCCCTCGGTGGCGATGCCAAACAAGTCTCTAACTGGCTCCAAGGTGAAGTTGCTCAGTTCTTGAATGCTGAAGGCAAAACACTGGAACAAATCGAATTAACACCAGAAAACTTGGTAGAAATGATTGCCATCATCGAAGACGGCACGATCTCTTCTAAGATTGCCAAGAAAGTCTTTGTCCACCTGGCTAAAAATGGCGGTGGCGCGCGTGAATACGTGGAAAAAGCAGGCTTGGTGCAAATCTCTGATCCAGATGTTCTGATTCCAATCATCCATCAAGTCTTTGCGGATAACGAAGCTGCCGTTGCCGACTTCAAATCAGGTAAACGCAACGCAGACAAGGCCTTCACAGGATTCCTTATGAAGGCAACTAAAGGCCAAGCCAACCCACAAGTTGCCCTTAAACTGCTTGCACAGGAATTGGCGAAATTGAAAGAAAGTGAGTAA
- a CDS encoding CPBP family intramembrane glutamic endopeptidase → MKKTIHLGICMILMFLYIYLTPLGAITLARTFGLGMDSYIIFLVGEVLLIFFLFVLWLKKKKMLFIFEKKSWRWSYLAFLVACFLIYSFLNGFRMQNIRLIDHSFIFQDLLSELYSNGRETTLSSLIFLIFNISIVPVVEETIYRGYFMNTFFPKSEFYLDVILSSFIFGLSHLVLSHRDPISLIIYSILGLLFAVAYRVTGSLRFTIVCHSFYNVIPYAPSILFYIYYLIFR, encoded by the coding sequence ATGAAAAAGACAATACATTTAGGAATCTGTATGATTTTAATGTTCCTGTACATTTATTTAACTCCATTAGGGGCTATAACTCTAGCTAGGACCTTTGGTTTAGGAATGGACAGCTATATAATCTTCCTAGTTGGAGAAGTGTTACTTATTTTCTTTTTATTCGTTTTGTGGTTGAAAAAGAAGAAGATGCTCTTTATCTTCGAGAAAAAGAGTTGGCGCTGGTCTTATCTCGCTTTCTTAGTGGCTTGTTTTCTTATCTATTCTTTTTTAAATGGATTTAGAATGCAGAATATTCGATTAATTGACCATAGCTTTATTTTCCAAGACCTTCTTTCAGAACTTTACTCAAACGGAAGAGAAACGACTCTATCAAGTCTTATATTTTTAATATTTAACATTTCGATTGTACCTGTTGTTGAGGAGACAATCTATAGGGGTTATTTTATGAATACTTTCTTTCCGAAGTCGGAGTTTTATTTGGATGTGATCTTGTCTTCTTTCATCTTCGGGCTCAGTCACTTGGTTCTATCCCATCGTGATCCCATCAGTCTCATCATTTATAGTATTCTCGGTCTTCTATTTGCAGTTGCTTATCGAGTTACAGGCAGTCTTCGATTTACCATTGTTTGTCATAGTTTCTATAATGTTATTCCCTATGCTCCGTCAATCTTATTTTATATTTATTATTTGATTTTTAGATAG
- the accC gene encoding acetyl-CoA carboxylase biotin carboxylase subunit has product MFRKILIANRGEIAVRIIRAARELGIATVAVYSTADKEALHTLLADEAICIGPGKATESYLNINAILSAAVLTEAEAIHPGFGFLSENSKFATMCDEVGIKFIGPSGAVMDTMGDKINAREQMIKAGVPVIPGSDGEVHTAEEALAVAEKIGYPVMLKASAGGGGKGIRKVEKAEDLVAAFETASSEAKANFGNGAMYLERVIYPARHIEVQILADQEGHVVHLGERDCSLQRNNQKVLEESPSIAIGKTLRHEIGAAAVRAAESVGYENAGTIEFLLDEASGNFYFMEMNTRVQVEHPVTEFVSGVDIVKEQIRIAAGQPLPFKQEDIVLRGHAIECRINAENPAFNFAPSPGKITNLYLPSGGVGLRVDSAVYPGYTIPPYYDSMIAKIIVHGENRFDALMKMQRALYELDIEGVQTNADFQLDLISDRRVIAGDYDTSFLMETFLPKYQEKE; this is encoded by the coding sequence ATGTTTCGTAAAATTTTGATTGCCAACCGTGGTGAGATTGCGGTTCGCATTATTCGAGCTGCGCGTGAATTGGGCATTGCGACCGTGGCAGTTTATTCAACTGCTGATAAGGAAGCCCTTCACACACTCCTAGCGGATGAAGCTATCTGTATCGGACCTGGTAAGGCGACAGAATCTTATCTCAATATCAACGCTATTTTGTCTGCTGCAGTCTTGACAGAAGCAGAAGCCATCCACCCAGGTTTTGGTTTTCTTAGCGAAAACTCCAAGTTTGCTACGATGTGTGATGAAGTGGGGATTAAGTTTATCGGCCCTTCTGGGGCTGTAATGGATACCATGGGAGATAAGATCAATGCGCGTGAGCAAATGATCAAGGCTGGAGTTCCAGTTATCCCAGGATCTGATGGTGAAGTTCACACGGCTGAAGAGGCACTTGCAGTTGCAGAAAAAATTGGCTATCCAGTCATGCTTAAGGCATCGGCAGGTGGTGGTGGAAAAGGGATTCGTAAGGTTGAAAAGGCAGAAGACTTGGTCGCAGCCTTTGAAACAGCATCCAGCGAAGCCAAGGCCAACTTTGGAAATGGCGCTATGTATCTTGAGCGTGTGATTTATCCAGCTCGCCATATCGAAGTTCAGATTCTTGCGGACCAAGAGGGTCATGTTGTCCATCTTGGTGAACGGGACTGTTCACTCCAACGGAATAACCAAAAGGTCTTAGAAGAAAGCCCATCTATTGCGATTGGCAAAACCCTTCGTCATGAAATTGGTGCTGCAGCCGTTCGTGCAGCAGAGTCTGTAGGCTATGAAAATGCAGGGACGATTGAATTTCTTCTCGATGAAGCCAGTGGCAATTTTTACTTCATGGAAATGAATACTCGTGTGCAAGTTGAACACCCAGTCACAGAGTTTGTTTCAGGTGTTGATATCGTGAAGGAACAGATTCGCATTGCTGCCGGGCAACCTTTACCTTTCAAACAAGAAGATATCGTCCTACGAGGTCATGCTATCGAGTGCCGGATCAATGCGGAAAATCCAGCATTTAACTTTGCTCCAAGCCCAGGAAAAATCACCAACCTCTACCTTCCAAGTGGAGGAGTTGGATTGCGTGTAGACTCTGCAGTCTATCCAGGTTATACCATTCCTCCTTACTATGATAGTATGATTGCTAAAATCATTGTTCATGGGGAGAATCGTTTTGATGCTCTTATGAAGATGCAACGGGCACTTTATGAACTTGATATTGAAGGAGTGCAAACCAATGCAGACTTCCAGTTGGATCTGATTTCAGACCGCCGAGTTATCGCTGGTGATTACGATACTTCCTTCTTGATGGAAACTTTCTTGCCAAAATACCAAGAAAAAGAATAG
- the accD gene encoding acetyl-CoA carboxylase, carboxyltransferase subunit beta, translating to MALFSKKDKYIRINPNRSVRQKPQAKPEVPDELFSQCPGCKHTIYQKDLGSERICPHCSYTFRISAQERLDLTIDSGSFVEMFTGIETQDPLNFPGYQKKLATMREKTGLDEAVLTGTASIKGQKIALGIMDSNFIMASMGTVVGEKITRLFEYATVENLPVVLFTASGGARMQEGIMSLMQMAKISAAVQRHSKAGLFYLTILTDPTTGGVTASFAMEGDIILAEPQSLVGFAGRRVIENTVRETLPDDFQKAEFLLEHGFVDAIVKRRELPETIAKLVRLHGGSRG from the coding sequence ATGGCTCTATTTAGTAAAAAGGATAAGTATATTCGGATCAATCCTAACCGTTCCGTAAGGCAGAAACCACAAGCCAAGCCTGAGGTTCCGGATGAACTCTTCTCCCAGTGTCCTGGTTGTAAACACACCATTTACCAAAAGGATCTTGGGAGCGAACGAATTTGTCCCCATTGTAGCTATACTTTCCGTATTTCAGCTCAGGAACGCTTGGATTTGACGATTGATTCTGGTAGCTTTGTGGAGATGTTTACAGGTATTGAAACTCAAGATCCATTAAACTTTCCTGGCTACCAGAAAAAATTGGCTACTATGCGTGAAAAGACAGGTCTGGATGAAGCAGTACTGACTGGTACAGCTAGCATTAAGGGACAAAAAATTGCCCTTGGGATCATGGATTCAAACTTTATCATGGCTTCTATGGGAACCGTTGTGGGTGAAAAAATCACGCGCTTGTTTGAGTATGCAACGGTAGAAAACTTGCCAGTCGTTCTCTTCACAGCTTCTGGTGGAGCCCGTATGCAAGAAGGAATCATGAGCTTGATGCAGATGGCTAAGATTTCTGCGGCAGTTCAACGTCATTCCAAGGCCGGACTTTTTTACCTAACTATTTTAACCGATCCGACAACAGGTGGGGTGACCGCTTCTTTTGCTATGGAAGGTGATATTATCCTAGCGGAGCCACAGAGTTTGGTTGGTTTTGCTGGGCGTCGTGTTATTGAAAATACAGTTCGTGAGACCTTGCCGGATGACTTCCAAAAGGCAGAATTTTTGCTGGAACATGGATTTGTTGATGCAATTGTCAAACGGAGAGAATTGCCTGAAACAATTGCTAAATTAGTAAGATTGCATGGAGGAAGTCGCGGATGA
- a CDS encoding SPFH domain-containing protein, whose product MGFIRAALSAGLNSFNDSKFKEAIVLPDNVSGDALAVKGQLLTKDPDGRSRHSNQNTGLLSDGSVVIVPQGYTALLVNNGTFLGEVLEAGSHEWQAGDNAWLLEKGGLKGTWENFKNRFSFGGQVITQQEIIFIRMQPIAGNKFGTQNAVEYFSERYQQLLNIRFYGLFDVKIADPVLFYVSSVSRQITDGQPFTLQDVAQGTLRQNIAPKIAIAIAKYTNENKVDIYSLNANQDTFNELAKQEVNKVWTGLYGIEATNILLEDLSYDQESLDIVRKLDSELVAMKYNTIEIEERRARNEALIAAASNEGNGNGMNMFMGMNLGQTLGGQLSQQVQNQAPAQNTGQTASKNFYIEVDGKYVLVTKDEDGNIVPVN is encoded by the coding sequence ATGGGATTTATACGTGCAGCCTTATCAGCAGGCTTAAATAGTTTTAATGATAGTAAATTCAAGGAAGCCATTGTCCTTCCAGATAATGTCTCTGGCGACGCCTTGGCCGTCAAGGGACAATTACTCACAAAAGACCCAGATGGACGTTCTCGTCACAGCAATCAAAATACTGGACTCTTGTCGGATGGCAGTGTGGTTATCGTTCCCCAAGGCTATACCGCTCTTTTGGTAAACAACGGTACCTTCCTTGGTGAAGTTCTCGAAGCTGGTAGCCACGAATGGCAAGCTGGTGATAACGCCTGGCTCCTTGAAAAAGGTGGTTTAAAAGGCACTTGGGAAAACTTTAAAAACCGTTTCTCTTTTGGTGGACAAGTCATCACCCAACAAGAAATTATCTTTATCCGCATGCAACCTATTGCAGGTAATAAGTTCGGCACACAAAATGCGGTCGAATATTTCAGCGAACGTTATCAACAACTGCTTAACATCCGTTTCTATGGCTTGTTTGATGTAAAAATAGCAGATCCAGTCCTCTTCTACGTGAGCTCTGTTAGCCGTCAAATTACTGACGGACAGCCATTTACTCTCCAAGATGTAGCTCAAGGAACGCTCCGTCAAAATATCGCACCGAAAATCGCGATTGCCATTGCCAAATATACCAACGAAAACAAGGTTGATATCTATAGCCTCAATGCCAACCAAGACACCTTTAACGAACTCGCTAAACAAGAGGTCAACAAGGTTTGGACAGGCCTCTACGGGATTGAAGCAACTAATATCTTGCTTGAAGACCTCAGCTACGACCAAGAAAGTCTTGATATCGTTCGCAAGCTTGATAGTGAGCTCGTGGCAATGAAGTACAACACGATTGAAATCGAAGAACGCCGTGCGCGTAACGAAGCACTCATTGCTGCAGCTTCCAACGAAGGAAATGGCAATGGGATGAACATGTTTATGGGCATGAATCTTGGCCAAACTCTCGGTGGTCAACTAAGCCAACAAGTTCAAAATCAAGCACCGGCTCAAAATACTGGGCAAACTGCCAGCAAGAATTTTTACATCGAAGTCGATGGAAAATACGTCCTCGTTACTAAAGACGAAGATGGAAATATCGTACCAGTCAACTAA
- the nusB gene encoding transcription antitermination factor NusB: MTSPLLESRRQLRKCAFQALMSLEFGTDVETACRFAYTHDREDTDVQLPAFLTELVSGVQAKKEELDKQITQHLKAGWTIERLTLVERNLLRLGVFEITSFDTPQLVAVNEAIELAKDFSDQKSARFINGLLSQFVTEEQ; the protein is encoded by the coding sequence ATGACTAGTCCACTATTAGAATCTAGACGCCAACTCCGTAAATGCGCTTTTCAAGCACTCATGAGTCTTGAGTTCGGTACGGATGTCGAAACTGCTTGTCGTTTCGCCTATACTCATGATCGTGAAGATACGGATGTGCAACTTCCAGCCTTTTTGACAGAGCTAGTTTCTGGTGTTCAAGCTAAAAAGGAAGAACTAGACAAGCAAATCACACAGCATTTAAAAGCAGGTTGGACCATCGAGCGTTTAACACTCGTGGAGAGAAACCTCCTTCGCTTGGGAGTCTTTGAAATCACTTCATTTGACACTCCACAGTTGGTTGCTGTTAACGAAGCTATCGAGCTTGCAAAGGACTTCTCAGATCAAAAATCTGCCCGTTTTATCAACGGACTACTCAGCCAGTTTGTAACAGAAGAACAGTAA
- the efp gene encoding elongation factor P, which translates to MIEASKLKAGMTFETADGKLIRVLEASHHKPGKGNTIMRMKLRDVRTGSTFDTSYRPEEKFEQAIIETVPAQYLYKMDDTAYFMNTETYDQYEIPVVNVENELLYILENSDVKIQFYGTEVIGVTVPTTVELTVAETQPSIKGATVTGSGKPATMETGLVVNVPDFIEAGQKLVINTAEGTYVSRA; encoded by the coding sequence ATGATTGAAGCAAGTAAATTAAAGGCTGGTATGACCTTTGAAACAGCTGACGGAAAATTGATCCGCGTTTTGGAAGCTAGCCACCACAAACCAGGTAAAGGAAATACCATCATGCGTATGAAATTGCGTGATGTCCGTACTGGTTCTACATTTGACACAAGCTACCGTCCAGAGGAAAAATTTGAACAAGCTATCATCGAGACTGTCCCAGCTCAATACTTGTACAAAATGGATGACACAGCCTACTTCATGAATACAGAAACTTACGACCAATACGAAATCCCTGTAGTCAACGTTGAAAACGAATTGCTTTACATCCTTGAAAACTCAGATGTGAAGATCCAATTCTACGGAACTGAAGTGATTGGTGTCACCGTTCCTACTACTGTTGAATTGACAGTTGCAGAAACTCAACCATCTATCAAAGGTGCTACGGTTACAGGTTCTGGTAAACCAGCAACGATGGAAACTGGACTTGTCGTAAACGTTCCAGACTTCATCGAAGCAGGACAAAAACTCGTTATCAACACTGCAGAAGGAACTTACGTTTCTCGTGCCTAA